In Clostridium swellfunianum, a genomic segment contains:
- a CDS encoding aminopeptidase yields the protein MAENKLNLSKKYEYAWDKYSQEDLVKVFALSDRYKDFMSRCKTERECVKDFITLAEKEGYVNLETVIKQNGSIKPGDKVYANNMDKTLAMFVIGTEPFENGMKILGAHVDSPRLDLKQNPLYEDTDLAMMETHYYGGIKKYQWVTIPLAIHGVFVKKDGTKVDVVIGEDENDPVIGISDLLIHLSADQMQKKLDKGIEGEDLNILVGSMPVEDKEAKDRVKTNVLKIFNDKYGIVEEDFVSAELEIVPAGKARDYGLDRSMVLAYGHDDRVCAYTSFEALVKIQNTDKTCVALFVDKEEIGSVGATGMHSKFFENVVAEVMDLCGQYNSIKLRRALANSKMLSSDVSAAYDPNFPSVMERKNSAYFGKGIVFNKYTGSRGKGGCNDANPEFIAELRAIMEKHGVIWQTAELGKVDQGGGGTIAYILAEYNMQVIDCGVALHNMHAPWEVASKADIYEAVKAYHAFLLEA from the coding sequence ATGGCTGAAAACAAACTGAATCTAAGCAAGAAGTATGAATATGCTTGGGATAAATACTCACAAGAGGATTTAGTCAAGGTTTTTGCATTAAGCGACAGATACAAAGACTTTATGTCAAGATGTAAGACTGAAAGAGAATGCGTAAAGGATTTCATAACTTTAGCTGAAAAGGAAGGTTACGTAAATCTTGAAACAGTTATTAAACAAAATGGTTCCATAAAGCCAGGTGATAAGGTTTATGCTAATAATATGGATAAGACTCTTGCTATGTTCGTTATTGGAACAGAACCATTTGAAAATGGTATGAAAATACTAGGGGCACACGTTGATTCTCCGAGATTAGACTTAAAGCAAAACCCATTATATGAAGATACCGATCTTGCTATGATGGAAACACATTACTATGGAGGAATAAAAAAATATCAATGGGTTACTATTCCATTAGCTATACATGGTGTTTTTGTCAAGAAGGATGGTACCAAAGTTGATGTTGTTATCGGTGAAGATGAAAATGATCCAGTTATAGGAATTTCAGACCTTTTAATACACCTTTCAGCTGATCAAATGCAAAAGAAGCTTGATAAAGGTATAGAAGGCGAAGATTTAAACATATTGGTTGGGAGCATGCCTGTAGAAGACAAAGAAGCTAAGGACAGAGTTAAGACAAATGTTCTTAAGATATTTAACGATAAATATGGAATCGTTGAAGAGGATTTTGTTTCTGCTGAGCTTGAAATAGTGCCAGCTGGTAAAGCAAGAGATTATGGGCTTGACAGAAGCATGGTGCTTGCATATGGGCATGATGATAGAGTTTGTGCATACACTTCCTTTGAAGCTTTAGTTAAGATTCAAAATACAGATAAGACTTGTGTAGCTTTATTTGTTGATAAAGAAGAGATTGGGAGCGTTGGAGCAACTGGAATGCATTCAAAATTCTTTGAAAATGTAGTTGCAGAAGTAATGGATCTTTGTGGACAATACAATTCAATAAAACTTAGAAGAGCTCTTGCAAATTCTAAGATGCTTTCATCTGACGTTAGTGCAGCTTATGATCCAAACTTCCCATCAGTAATGGAAAGAAAGAATTCTGCTTACTTTGGCAAAGGTATAGTATTTAATAAGTATACTGGATCTAGAGGCAAGGGTGGCTGTAACGATGCTAATCCAGAATTTATAGCTGAACTCAGAGCTATAATGGAAAAGCATGGAGTTATTTGGCAGACTGCAGAGCTTGGAAAGGTTGATCAGGGCGGTGGAGGAACAATAGCTTATATACTTGCTGAGTATAACATGCAGGTTATAGATTGTGGTGTTGCGCTACACAACATGCACGCTCCATGGGAAGTAGCAAGCAAGGCTGATATATATGAAGCTGTTAAAGCTTATCATGCTTTCTTATTAGAAGCATAA
- a CDS encoding lactate/malate family dehydrogenase, producing the protein MIYYRINGKTVLSKIPRDSYETITEEEAKNSQGVIYSLTNIDPRRSRRSFCVTHPSLLFLEKEGLELLKKSEAFLGSLPKWLIEKINHREVKCINATFPNWEEVLKEEFPTKWRINIIGLGDVGGNLAAGLRLVAGDFVSRIGIYDIDKNRIKRWKYEAGQTLSPADNLFHPEIYPLTEEELFDCDMFVFCISVGVPEVGKEPEDVRIAQFEGNAKVLKAYSKQARNKNFKGLFIVMSDPVDLLSQIAYNFSNMDENGHMDFKGLSPEQIRAYGLGVMHGRAAYFAEEKGAHQYLKEGRCFGPHGEGVIVADSIENYNEELSDYLTIRTKNANLDVRTFGFKPYIAPAFSSGVFSFIETFKGNWHYSATSVGGVFMGSRNRLLSSGIELETYDFPENLYKKLQDTYNYLSDWYDKPIFHNSL; encoded by the coding sequence ATGATATACTACAGAATTAACGGTAAAACTGTTTTATCCAAAATACCAAGAGACAGCTATGAAACAATTACAGAAGAGGAAGCCAAAAATAGTCAAGGTGTAATCTACTCGCTAACTAATATTGACCCTAGAAGAAGCAGGAGGAGTTTTTGCGTAACTCACCCTTCTCTTTTGTTTCTTGAAAAGGAGGGTTTGGAGCTTTTAAAAAAATCAGAAGCTTTCCTGGGAAGCTTACCCAAGTGGCTTATAGAAAAAATAAACCATAGAGAAGTGAAGTGCATAAATGCAACATTTCCAAATTGGGAGGAAGTTCTCAAGGAAGAATTTCCTACAAAGTGGAGAATTAACATAATCGGACTTGGAGATGTAGGCGGAAATTTAGCAGCTGGACTAAGACTTGTAGCTGGTGATTTTGTTTCTCGTATAGGAATATATGACATTGATAAAAACAGGATTAAGAGATGGAAGTATGAAGCAGGTCAAACTCTATCCCCTGCTGACAATCTTTTTCATCCCGAAATATATCCTTTAACTGAAGAGGAACTTTTTGATTGCGACATGTTTGTCTTTTGTATATCAGTCGGGGTGCCCGAGGTTGGGAAAGAGCCTGAAGATGTTAGAATAGCTCAATTTGAAGGAAATGCAAAAGTTCTTAAGGCATATTCAAAGCAGGCAAGAAATAAGAACTTTAAAGGTCTATTTATAGTTATGTCAGACCCAGTGGATCTATTAAGTCAAATAGCTTACAATTTCAGCAACATGGATGAAAATGGACATATGGATTTTAAAGGATTGTCTCCTGAACAAATAAGAGCTTATGGTCTTGGCGTTATGCACGGAAGGGCCGCCTACTTTGCTGAAGAAAAAGGAGCTCATCAATACCTTAAGGAAGGTAGATGCTTTGGTCCTCATGGAGAAGGTGTTATAGTTGCAGACAGCATAGAAAACTACAACGAAGAGCTTTCAGATTATCTTACTATTAGAACAAAAAATGCAAACTTAGACGTTCGAACATTTGGTTTTAAGCCATATATTGCCCCAGCTTTTTCCTCTGGAGTGTTCTCTTTTATAGAAACCTTCAAAGGAAATTGGCATTACAGTGCAACCTCAGTGGGAGGAGTTTTTATGGGCTCTCGAAATAGACTTCTATCTTCAGGTATAGAGCTTGAAACATACGATTTTCCGGAAAATCTTTATAAGAAGCTTCAAGACACCTACAATTATCTTTCCGATTGGTATGATAAGCCGATATTTCATAATAGTTTATAG
- a CDS encoding magnesium transporter CorA family protein produces MVILDILNSFKEIKYDFEIGKSHYWILLKADELHKMRDILALDEESLQECVNLDQFPKLSFFSGYTFIVFNILQYNHSELMSKELNIFLSKDYIITVYKEDLNITKDLIEDILECKNTFLLKESPCASMVLYYILDRIILRNYDVISDLEAQADKIEISILRSPRQEQLEELIHLRRQVYKIRKYLNPLRYIGDSLISNENNIIDHNHASYFKDLSSKIEKLMLSLESLVQDLALVREAFESEISNKTNELMKIFTLIASVFLPLNLITSMYGMNFKNIPFVELEHGYYVITGIMILISLGLLYIFKKKKWL; encoded by the coding sequence GTGGTTATATTAGATATTTTAAACAGCTTTAAAGAGATAAAGTATGATTTTGAAATAGGTAAAAGTCATTATTGGATATTGCTTAAAGCTGATGAGCTGCATAAAATGCGCGACATTCTTGCGTTAGATGAAGAAAGCTTACAGGAATGCGTAAATTTGGATCAGTTCCCTAAACTTAGCTTTTTTTCTGGGTACACATTTATTGTATTTAATATACTTCAGTATAACCATTCAGAGCTTATGTCTAAAGAACTTAATATATTTTTAAGCAAGGATTATATAATAACAGTATATAAGGAAGACTTGAATATAACTAAAGATTTAATCGAAGATATCTTAGAATGCAAAAACACTTTTCTTTTAAAAGAGAGCCCATGTGCTTCAATGGTGCTCTACTACATATTAGACAGAATAATATTACGAAATTATGATGTTATATCCGATTTGGAAGCTCAGGCCGATAAAATAGAGATAAGTATTTTAAGGAGCCCGAGACAGGAGCAGCTCGAAGAGCTTATACACCTTAGAAGACAAGTTTACAAGATACGAAAGTATTTAAATCCGCTTAGGTATATAGGCGACAGTCTTATAAGCAATGAAAATAATATTATTGATCATAATCATGCAAGCTATTTTAAGGATTTAAGCAGTAAGATAGAAAAGCTCATGCTTTCACTAGAAAGTTTAGTACAGGACTTAGCTCTTGTTAGGGAAGCCTTTGAATCGGAAATATCTAATAAGACAAATGAACTTATGAAAATTTTCACTTTGATTGCAAGTGTATTTTTACCTTTAAACCTTATAACAAGTATGTACGGGATGAACTTTAAAAATATTCCCTTTGTTGAACTTGAACATGGTTATTACGTTATTACTGGGATAATGATATTAATTTCCTTAGGATTATTATATATATTCAAAAAAAAGAAGTGGTTATGA